One window from the genome of Bacteroidota bacterium encodes:
- a CDS encoding carboxypeptidase-like regulatory domain-containing protein, which translates to MRFKHTILCIAFLLFSIPVFSQTGKVTGVVKDKKTGETLIGSTIVIEGTKLGAKSDAEGYYTILNVPPGAFTIRASMIGYASQSVQEVKININQTTTVDFFLSDESITTQEVIITATQPVIEKDVSSSVVNISMEDVASLPVVSVASVIGLQAGVQGLTIRGGGSDQTAFMINGITFRDERDNSSYTGISFTSVEEIQIQTGGFNAEYGNIRSGLVNVVTTEGKRDKYNVAFLGRYRAPGAKNWGDQPNDFNTYFIRPFVDPAVAFTGTKNGAWDAYTQAQYQEFRGWDKVSQELLSDDDPSNDLTPEAAQQLFMWQHRKPMGITQPDYDMDFSISGPVPVVSSMLGDLRFLASYRTTREMYVIPLSTSSYHDWSTHVKITSDIAQGMKFTIEGLLGLQTGTSSSRSGGPGIFRSAYSIVSEMDIRSGASYLDARAFATDYWAPTKVDRKMLGAKFVHVLSPTTFYEIQLNVVGSEYSTNPASARNTGKVVKIGNNYYDESPYGAFSGFSSGIGSSMNMGLGYSNSRDSSKVYTWSSRFDYSSQLNKIMQIKAGVEFIYTDNNVNYALIEPSLPTSNSRSVWQTYPVRGAIYGQTKLEFEGMIANIGLRLDYSHAGGQWYLYDPYNKAFSGAYSLKIDELLQKESTEKVISLSPRLGVAFPITVNSKLFFNYGHFRSMPAPEDLFLLRRNQSNNAISRLANPNNPLPKTVAYELGYEHNLFDMFLLRVAGYYKDVTDETRLVGYVSRDNSVSYSVPEPNRYRDIRGFEITLTKNRGEWITGFVNYTYMVSTAGFFGLPTYYENPALQRESERNTALFEQSKPVPQPYGRANIDIFTPMNFGPEIGGVYLLEDIRINLLATWSSGTYFSWTGPGGTRPGFTNNIQWKDFYNFDMRISKTFKVGPAAIEFFADISNLFNIKYLDYRAGFVDAKDYDAYMQSLHLPSEFSAFGYKNIIGDDKPGDVRTGEYIPWDDNASESQKEEWRKNKSYIDMPNLAYTAFLNPRAVYWGLRLMIEIK; encoded by the coding sequence GTCCCTCCGGGAGCATTTACAATCAGAGCATCCATGATCGGTTATGCCTCACAATCAGTGCAAGAGGTAAAAATAAACATCAACCAGACAACAACAGTAGATTTTTTTCTGTCTGATGAATCAATTACAACCCAGGAAGTAATAATAACGGCAACCCAACCCGTTATTGAAAAAGATGTCTCCTCCAGTGTTGTCAATATTTCAATGGAGGATGTGGCAAGTCTGCCTGTAGTCAGTGTGGCAAGCGTAATCGGCTTACAGGCCGGTGTACAGGGCTTGACCATCAGAGGCGGCGGCTCCGACCAGACTGCTTTCATGATCAACGGTATTACTTTCAGAGATGAAAGAGATAATTCTTCATATACAGGAATAAGTTTTACTTCAGTGGAAGAAATTCAGATTCAAACCGGTGGTTTTAATGCCGAGTATGGTAATATCCGTTCCGGTCTCGTGAATGTGGTTACGACTGAAGGTAAACGCGACAAATATAATGTTGCATTCCTTGGCAGATACAGAGCACCCGGTGCAAAAAACTGGGGTGACCAGCCTAACGATTTCAACACCTACTTTATCCGTCCTTTTGTTGACCCTGCAGTTGCCTTCACAGGTACAAAAAATGGTGCATGGGATGCATATACACAGGCACAGTATCAGGAATTCAGAGGATGGGACAAAGTTTCACAGGAACTCCTTTCCGATGACGATCCTTCGAACGATCTGACTCCTGAAGCGGCACAACAACTGTTTATGTGGCAACACAGAAAACCGATGGGTATAACCCAACCCGATTATGATATGGATTTCAGTATCAGTGGTCCGGTTCCTGTTGTCAGCAGCATGCTTGGCGATCTCAGATTCCTCGCATCATACAGAACAACCAGAGAAATGTATGTTATTCCTTTGTCAACCAGTTCATACCATGACTGGAGTACTCATGTGAAAATCACTTCCGACATTGCTCAGGGAATGAAATTCACCATCGAAGGTTTACTAGGTTTACAGACCGGTACCAGCAGCTCGAGAAGCGGTGGTCCCGGAATCTTCCGTTCTGCTTATTCAATAGTTTCTGAAATGGACATCAGATCAGGCGCAAGTTATTTGGATGCCAGAGCTTTTGCAACAGATTACTGGGCACCAACCAAAGTTGACAGAAAAATGCTCGGTGCAAAATTTGTGCATGTCCTCTCTCCAACCACTTTCTACGAAATTCAGTTGAATGTTGTTGGTTCAGAATACAGCACCAACCCTGCAAGTGCAAGAAACACAGGCAAAGTGGTTAAAATTGGTAACAACTACTATGATGAATCACCATACGGTGCTTTCTCAGGCTTTAGCTCAGGTATCGGAAGTTCGATGAACATGGGACTCGGCTACTCAAACTCGAGAGACAGTTCGAAAGTGTATACCTGGAGTTCAAGATTTGACTATTCAAGTCAGCTCAACAAAATTATGCAGATAAAAGCCGGTGTCGAGTTTATCTACACCGACAACAATGTTAACTACGCTCTTATTGAGCCTTCACTCCCAACCAGCAACTCCCGTTCAGTATGGCAGACCTACCCTGTAAGAGGGGCAATCTATGGTCAGACAAAACTCGAGTTTGAAGGAATGATTGCCAATATCGGTCTCCGTTTGGATTATTCACACGCTGGTGGTCAGTGGTATCTCTATGATCCTTACAACAAAGCATTCTCGGGTGCCTACTCATTGAAAATTGATGAACTTCTTCAGAAAGAATCAACTGAAAAAGTTATAAGCCTTAGTCCAAGACTTGGTGTTGCTTTCCCGATTACGGTTAACAGCAAACTCTTCTTCAACTATGGCCATTTCAGATCGATGCCGGCTCCGGAAGATCTCTTCCTCCTTAGAAGAAATCAGTCGAATAATGCGATATCAAGACTTGCAAACCCGAACAACCCGCTGCCAAAAACAGTTGCTTATGAGTTGGGTTACGAGCACAACCTGTTCGACATGTTCCTTTTAAGAGTCGCAGGTTATTACAAGGATGTTACCGATGAAACCCGTCTTGTCGGTTATGTCAGCCGTGACAATTCGGTTTCCTACAGCGTTCCTGAACCAAACAGATACCGTGACATTCGCGGATTTGAAATAACACTTACCAAAAACAGAGGTGAGTGGATTACAGGATTTGTTAACTACACCTACATGGTTTCCACTGCGGGATTCTTTGGACTGCCTACTTACTATGAAAACCCGGCACTTCAAAGAGAATCGGAAAGAAACACAGCTCTCTTCGAACAGTCAAAACCTGTTCCACAGCCTTACGGCAGAGCTAACATCGACATTTTCACACCAATGAATTTTGGTCCTGAAATAGGCGGTGTATATCTCCTTGAAGATATCAGAATCAACCTTTTGGCTACATGGTCATCAGGAACCTATTTCAGTTGGACAGGACCCGGCGGAACACGCCCCGGCTTCACGAACAACATTCAGTGGAAAGATTTTTATAACTTCGACATGAGAATTTCGAAGACATTTAAAGTCGGTCCTGCAGCAATCGAATTTTTTGCAGACATTTCGAACCTTTTCAATATCAAATATCTTGATTACAGAGCCGGTTTTGTTGATGCAAAAGATTATGATGCCTACATGCAATCACTTCACCTGCCATCAGAGTTCAGTGCTTTTGGATACAAAAACATAATCGGCGACGACAAGCCGGGTGATGTCAGAACTGGAGAATACATTCCTTGGGATGATAATGCAAGTGAGTCACAAAAAGAAGAATGGCGTAAAAATAAATCATATATCGATATGCCAAACCTCGCATACACAGCGTTCTTGAATCCCAGAGCAGTTTACTGGGGTCTGAGACTCATGATTGAAATAAAGTAA